A portion of the Drosophila sechellia strain sech25 chromosome 2R, ASM438219v1, whole genome shotgun sequence genome contains these proteins:
- the LOC6609859 gene encoding putative inorganic phosphate cotransporter isoform X2: MVTTVKNRRFEDEDSGLGVRHFQVFLLFLALTVAYGCRVNLSVAVVAMTDAASANPDFPEYNWSEKTKSLLLSSFFWGYVITQVPAGQLARKYGGKVMILSGLAICSILNILTPICAKIGGWQLVCALRVVEGLCQGVVFPSTHTILSQWAPPKERATLGTCAYSGNQFGTILMLASSGVIAASPIGWPSIFYISGGIGCVWSVVYFFFGAGSPQECKSISAEEKKLIEMAQADEVSGGQEQPTEQLPTPWLSFFTSPAFLVLIVSHSVHNWGFWTLLTEIPSYMKNILGKDIKSNALLSSLPYVCMFAMSFVFSSISAQLNNRNCISRSTSRKLFNSIGLWIPMVTLVCLGYVNPDQSELAVVLLCFTVGMNGATYLGFNMNHIDLSPNFAGILMGITNGVANIMSIIAPLIVGFIVTNEHDPEQWRIVFFIAAGFYLVGNTLYVIFGKANVQPWNDPPAKPRRISTPQVESQH, translated from the exons ACTCCGGCTTGGGTGTCCGTCACTTCCAGGTCTTCCTGCTCTTCCTAGCCCTCACGGTGGCCTATGGCTGCCGAGTCAACCTCTCCGTGGCTGTGGTGGCCATGACCGATGCCGCCTCCGCAAATCCCGATTTTCCC GAGTATAATTGGTCGGAGAAGACGAAATCCCTGCTGCTGAGCAGCTTCTTCTGGGGCTATGTGATCACCCAGGTGCCAGCTGGTCAATTGGCTCGCAAATATGGCGGCAAGGTGATGATCCTGTCGGGTCTGGCCATCTGCTCGATCCTAAACATCCTGACACCCATTTGCGCAAAGATCGGAGGCTGGCAGCTGGTCTGCGCCCTGCGAGTGGTGGAAGGTCTGTGCCAGGGCGTGGTCTTTCCCTCAACCCACACGATCCTCTCCCAATGGGCACCGCCCAAGGAGCGTGCCACGTTGGGAACGTGCGCCTACTCGGGTAACCAGTTCGGAACGATCCTCATGCTGGCCTCCAGTGGAGTGATTGCAGCCTCGCCAATCGGCTGGCCCAGCATCTTCTATATCTCTGGAGGAATCGGATGCGTGTGGTCGGTGGTGTACTTCTTCTTCGGCGCAGGATCGCCACAAGAGTGCAAGTCCATTTCGGCGGAGGAGAAGAAGCTAATCGAGATGGCTCAGGCCGACGAGGTGAGcggtggccaggagcagccgACGGAGCAGTTGCCCACGCCCTGGCTGAGCTTCTTCACCTCACCCGCATTCCTCGTCCTGATTGTCTCTCACTCGGTGCACAACTGGGGTTTCTGGACCCTTCTCACCGAGATCCCCAGCTACATGAAGAACATCCTGGGCAAGGACATCAAGTCGAATGCTCTCCTCTCATCGCTGCCTTACGTCTGCATGTTCGCCATGTCCTTTGTATTCTCGTCGATATCCGCCCAGTTGAACAACCGCAACTGCATTTCAAGGTCTACGAGCAGGAAGCTCTTCAACTCCATTGGTCTCTGGATTCCCATGGTCACCTTGGTTTGCTTGGGCTATGTAAACCCAGATCAGTCGGAGCTGGCTGTGGTCCTACTCTGCTTCACCGTGGGTATGAACGGAGCCACCTACCTGGGCTTCAACATGAACCACATCGATCTGTCGCCCAACTTCGCTGGTATCCTCATGGGCATCACCAACGGCGTGGCCAACATCATGAGCATCATTGCCCCGCTGATCGTCGGATTCATTGTCACAAATGAG CACGATCCCGAGCAGTGGCGCATTGTGTTCTTCATAGCCGCCGGATTCTACCTGGTGGGCAA